A genomic region of Rhodanobacter sp. contains the following coding sequences:
- the lgt gene encoding prolipoprotein diacylglyceryl transferase — MLQHMTQPYVVDIDPIAFHLGPVQVHWYGLMYLVGFFSAAVLGEYRRRRGRLPVTRDALSDLFFYGMMGVIAGGRIGYMLFYYAGGLRWIWTDPLALFRVWDGGMSFHGGLLGVLVAGLWWSCRHKLHFMDTVDFVAPLVPIGLGLGRLGNFINGELWGKPTHLPWGMIFPNAQAEDHTYAFGGTIADSTLHYAAHPAWQAVYAQFGGHLPRHPSELYELALEGVVMFTVLWLVSLKPRPRYLVSGLFALMYGCFRFAVEFVRLPDIQLGYLAFGWLTMGQILSLPLIVAGVWMLWLSRKAPTLRLYDVAMPAKDEK; from the coding sequence ATGCTGCAGCACATGACGCAACCCTACGTCGTCGATATCGACCCCATCGCCTTTCATCTCGGTCCGGTGCAGGTGCACTGGTACGGACTGATGTACCTGGTGGGTTTTTTCAGCGCCGCGGTGCTGGGCGAGTACCGGCGCAGGCGCGGCCGCCTGCCGGTGACGCGCGACGCGCTGAGCGACTTGTTCTTCTACGGCATGATGGGCGTGATCGCCGGCGGGCGGATCGGCTACATGCTGTTCTATTACGCCGGCGGCTTGCGCTGGATCTGGACCGATCCGCTGGCGCTGTTCCGCGTGTGGGACGGCGGCATGAGTTTCCACGGCGGCCTGCTCGGCGTGCTGGTGGCGGGCTTGTGGTGGTCGTGCCGGCACAAGCTGCACTTCATGGACACGGTGGACTTCGTCGCGCCGCTGGTGCCGATCGGCCTGGGCCTGGGGCGGCTGGGCAACTTCATCAACGGCGAGCTGTGGGGCAAGCCCACGCACTTGCCGTGGGGCATGATCTTTCCCAACGCACAAGCCGAGGATCACACCTATGCCTTCGGCGGCACGATTGCGGACAGCACCCTGCATTACGCGGCGCACCCGGCCTGGCAGGCGGTCTATGCGCAGTTTGGCGGCCATCTGCCGCGGCATCCCAGCGAGTTATACGAACTGGCGCTGGAAGGCGTGGTGATGTTCACCGTGCTGTGGCTGGTGTCGCTGAAGCCGCGGCCGCGCTATCTCGTTTCCGGTTTGTTCGCGCTGATGTACGGCTGCTTCCGTTTCGCGGTGGAGTTCGTGCGCCTGCCCGACATCCAGCTCGGTTACCTCGCCTTCGGCTGGCTCACGATGGGGCAGATCCTCTCGCTGCCGCTGATCGTCGCGGGCGTGTGGATGCTGTGGCTGTCGCGCAAGGCGCCCACGCTGCGGTTGTACGACGTGGCGATGCCGGCGAAGGACGAAAAGTGA
- a CDS encoding diacylglycerol kinase, translated as MPSPGFRGNPRQLWNAFRWSMRGLRAGWRHEASFRLEAMLAVVLIPLGLWLGQGALEKLALAAPAFLVLSAELLNSAIEAVVDKVSPEFNELAGRAKDMGSAAVFLLMMLTVLSWGLVLGLR; from the coding sequence ATGCCCAGCCCCGGTTTCCGCGGCAACCCGCGCCAGCTCTGGAACGCCTTCCGCTGGTCGATGCGCGGCCTGCGCGCGGGTTGGCGACACGAGGCCTCGTTCCGGCTGGAGGCGATGCTGGCGGTGGTGCTGATTCCGCTGGGCCTGTGGCTGGGGCAGGGGGCGCTGGAAAAACTCGCGCTGGCGGCGCCGGCCTTCCTCGTGCTCTCGGCCGAACTGCTCAACTCCGCCATCGAGGCCGTGGTCGACAAGGTCAGCCCGGAGTTCAACGAACTCGCCGGGCGCGCCAAGGACATGGGCTCGGCCGCCGTGTTCCTGCTGATGATGCTGACGGTGTTGAGCTGGGGCCTGGTGCTGGGCTTGCGCTAG
- a CDS encoding prolyl oligopeptidase family serine peptidase has translation MMSLRKSSAALVAACLCSLIASAAAAADLIPVETFARHADLSMPRLSPDGKHIAVRMDDGDNHTLVVFDVADMSKPVSRLRMPKYEVPVNVAWVSSTRLVVEKGKQFGSIDEPKATGEILATDVDGTHQDYLFGYQFGYGTRGSTRQADEGWGWVDGLPEKANGHFYLGAYLMGEDNRSELYDVDATKNVRHQIGDIGVGQMSFLVGPDGKASFAYGTNVDFDYVAYQFINGRWAQLQTGQYFAPFATAPGGKSVYAMYSADGSPFELIEQSLAGGDRKVLAKDAFGNVHDTQWTAPPLQPFAVVTATGTPRPIYIDPTLPAAKLYMAISQKFPGEFVDFINFSEDGRELLFSVRSDRDPGTWYLIDTEHYKVVKLFAAAPWIDPSKMAERIPMHFKASDGVELEAILTVPNGVSMSNMPMVLLPHGGPHGVSDDWFFDDDAQFLASRGYLVLQVNYRGSGGRGLGFEQAGYLKWGTRIQQDLIDGVKWAEQQHYADPDRVCVYGGSFGGYSALMSAIRAPKLFKCAIGYAGIYDLAMMYKKGDIHTNEYGRNYLANVIGKDDAALAANSPDQLADRIDVPVLLIHGKDDQRAPFAQAKAMRAALDAAHKPYEWMSKPDEGHGFYTEADNVDRLNLMQAFLEKYIGKGSTAP, from the coding sequence ATGATGTCGTTGCGCAAATCGAGTGCCGCGCTGGTCGCGGCGTGCCTGTGTTCGCTGATTGCCTCCGCCGCAGCCGCGGCGGACCTGATTCCGGTGGAGACGTTCGCCCGCCATGCCGACCTGTCGATGCCACGGCTGTCGCCCGACGGCAAGCACATCGCGGTGCGCATGGACGACGGCGACAACCACACGCTGGTGGTTTTCGACGTCGCCGACATGAGCAAGCCGGTCAGCAGGCTGCGCATGCCCAAGTACGAAGTGCCGGTCAATGTGGCCTGGGTCAGTTCGACCCGGCTGGTGGTGGAAAAGGGCAAGCAGTTCGGCTCCATCGACGAACCCAAGGCCACCGGCGAGATCCTCGCCACCGACGTGGACGGCACGCACCAGGACTACCTTTTCGGCTACCAGTTCGGCTACGGCACCCGCGGCAGCACGCGCCAGGCCGATGAAGGCTGGGGCTGGGTGGACGGCCTTCCGGAGAAGGCCAACGGCCATTTCTATCTCGGCGCCTACCTCATGGGCGAGGACAATCGCAGTGAGCTGTACGACGTCGACGCCACGAAGAACGTGCGCCACCAGATCGGCGACATCGGCGTGGGCCAGATGAGCTTTCTGGTGGGCCCGGACGGCAAGGCGAGCTTCGCCTACGGCACCAACGTCGACTTCGACTACGTGGCCTACCAGTTCATCAACGGACGCTGGGCGCAGCTGCAGACCGGCCAGTACTTCGCTCCGTTCGCCACGGCGCCCGGCGGCAAGAGCGTCTACGCCATGTACAGCGCCGACGGCAGCCCGTTCGAGCTGATCGAACAGAGCCTGGCCGGCGGCGACCGCAAGGTGCTGGCCAAAGACGCCTTCGGCAACGTACACGACACCCAGTGGACGGCGCCGCCGCTGCAGCCGTTCGCGGTCGTCACCGCCACCGGCACGCCGCGCCCGATCTACATCGACCCGACGCTTCCCGCCGCGAAGTTGTACATGGCGATCAGCCAGAAATTCCCCGGCGAGTTCGTCGACTTCATCAACTTCAGCGAAGACGGCCGCGAACTGCTGTTCAGCGTGAGAAGCGACCGCGACCCGGGCACCTGGTACCTGATCGACACCGAGCATTACAAGGTGGTCAAGCTGTTCGCGGCGGCGCCCTGGATCGACCCGTCCAAGATGGCCGAGCGCATACCGATGCACTTCAAGGCCAGCGATGGCGTGGAACTGGAGGCGATCCTGACCGTGCCCAACGGCGTGTCGATGAGCAACATGCCGATGGTGCTGCTGCCGCACGGCGGCCCGCATGGCGTCAGCGACGACTGGTTCTTCGACGACGATGCCCAGTTCCTCGCCAGCCGCGGCTATCTGGTGCTGCAGGTCAACTACCGCGGCTCTGGCGGCCGCGGCCTGGGCTTTGAGCAGGCCGGCTACCTCAAGTGGGGCACGCGCATCCAGCAGGACCTGATCGACGGGGTGAAGTGGGCGGAACAGCAACACTATGCCGACCCTGACCGCGTCTGCGTGTACGGCGGCAGCTTCGGCGGCTACTCGGCGCTGATGTCGGCGATCCGCGCGCCCAAGCTGTTCAAGTGCGCCATCGGCTACGCCGGCATCTACGACCTGGCGATGATGTACAAGAAGGGCGACATCCACACCAACGAATACGGCAGGAACTACCTCGCCAACGTCATCGGCAAGGACGATGCCGCGCTCGCGGCCAACTCGCCCGACCAACTGGCCGACCGGATCGACGTGCCGGTGCTGCTGATCCACGGCAAGGACGACCAGCGCGCGCCGTTCGCACAGGCCAAGGCCATGCGTGCCGCGCTGGATGCCGCGCACAAGCCCTACGAATGGATGAGCAAGCCCGACGAGGGCCACGGCTTCTACACGGAGGCCGACAACGTGGATCGCCTGAACCTGATGCAGGCCTTCCTCGAGAAGTACATCGGCAAGGGTTCGACGGCTCCGTGA
- a CDS encoding thymidylate synthase encodes MKAYLDLLRHVLVHGTEKADRTGTGTRSVFGWQMRFDLNEGFPLVTTKKLHLKSIVHELIWFLQGDTNIAYLKQHGVSIWDEWADANGDLGPVYGAQWRAWPTADGSVVDQIRWVVDEIRRNPDSRRLIVSAWNVGELPKMALMPCHSLFQFYVADGKLSCQLYQRSGDIFLGVPFNIASYALLTHMVAQVCGLGVGDFVHTLGDAHLYSNHVEQARLQLSREPRPLPRLVLNPEVRALEDFRYADIAIEGYEPHPAIKAPVAV; translated from the coding sequence GTGAAGGCCTACCTCGACCTGCTGCGCCATGTGCTGGTGCACGGCACGGAGAAGGCCGACCGCACCGGCACCGGCACGCGCAGCGTGTTCGGCTGGCAGATGCGTTTCGACCTCAACGAAGGTTTTCCGCTGGTCACCACCAAGAAGCTGCACCTCAAGTCCATCGTCCACGAGCTGATCTGGTTCCTGCAGGGCGATACCAACATCGCCTACCTCAAGCAGCATGGCGTCAGCATCTGGGACGAGTGGGCCGATGCGAACGGCGACCTGGGGCCGGTATATGGCGCCCAGTGGCGCGCGTGGCCGACGGCCGACGGCAGCGTGGTCGACCAGATCCGCTGGGTGGTGGACGAGATCCGGCGCAACCCGGATTCGCGCCGGCTGATCGTCAGCGCGTGGAACGTGGGCGAGCTGCCGAAGATGGCGCTGATGCCCTGCCACTCGCTGTTCCAGTTCTACGTCGCCGACGGCAAGCTGAGCTGCCAGCTCTACCAGCGCTCGGGCGACATCTTCCTCGGCGTGCCGTTCAACATCGCCAGCTATGCGCTGCTCACCCACATGGTGGCGCAGGTCTGCGGGCTGGGCGTGGGCGATTTCGTGCACACCCTGGGCGACGCGCACCTGTACAGCAACCACGTCGAGCAGGCGCGGCTGCAGCTGAGCCGCGAGCCGCGTCCGCTGCCGCGGCTGGTGCTGAACCCCGAGGTGCGTGCGCTGGAGGATTTCCGCTACGCGGACATCGCCATCGAAGGCTACGAGCCGCACCCGGCGATCAAGGCGCCGGTGGCGGTTTGA
- a CDS encoding LemA family protein, with product MKLLRNLVLLLLAIGLAGCGYNAMQRQDEAVKAAWSEVLNQYQRRADLVPNLVATVKGYAQHEEKVFTEVADARAKVGSIQVTPELANDPAALAKFQAAQGQLGNALSRLMAVSENYPNLKADGLFQNLQAQLEGTENRITVARQRYVLAVQDYNSLIRTFPNNLTAKMFGYTVKPNFSVQNEQAISSAPKVDFGGAAPAPAASAH from the coding sequence ATGAAGCTGTTGCGCAATCTCGTGCTGTTGCTGCTCGCCATCGGACTAGCCGGCTGCGGCTACAACGCCATGCAGCGGCAGGACGAGGCGGTCAAGGCGGCGTGGTCGGAAGTGCTCAACCAGTACCAGCGCCGCGCCGACCTGGTGCCCAACCTGGTCGCCACGGTGAAGGGCTACGCCCAGCACGAGGAGAAGGTGTTCACCGAGGTGGCCGACGCGCGGGCCAAGGTGGGCAGCATCCAGGTAACGCCGGAGCTGGCCAACGATCCCGCCGCGCTGGCGAAGTTCCAGGCCGCGCAGGGCCAGCTGGGCAATGCGCTGTCGCGCCTGATGGCGGTGAGCGAGAACTACCCCAACCTCAAGGCGGACGGGCTGTTCCAGAACCTGCAGGCGCAACTGGAAGGCACCGAGAACCGCATCACCGTGGCCCGCCAGCGCTATGTGCTGGCGGTGCAGGACTACAACTCGCTGATCCGTACCTTCCCCAACAACCTCACCGCCAAGATGTTCGGCTACACCGTGAAGCCGAACTTCAGCGTGCAGAACGAGCAGGCGATCTCCAGCGCACCCAAGGTCGATTTCGGCGGTGCCGCGCCGGCACCCGCCGCCTCGGCGCACTGA
- a CDS encoding DUF1653 domain-containing protein, with protein sequence MSVIPGLYRHYKGQRYRVLGTARHSETQEPLVVYQALYGEHGLWVRPAAMFAETVTVEGACMPRFALEQAEPGLLENPAPLENR encoded by the coding sequence ATGTCGGTCATCCCCGGCCTCTACCGCCACTACAAAGGCCAGCGCTACCGCGTGCTGGGCACCGCGCGCCACAGCGAGACGCAGGAACCGCTGGTGGTGTACCAGGCGCTGTACGGCGAGCATGGCCTGTGGGTGCGTCCCGCGGCGATGTTCGCGGAGACCGTGACCGTGGAGGGCGCGTGCATGCCCCGCTTCGCGCTGGAACAGGCCGAACCCGGCCTGCTCGAAAACCCGGCACCGCTGGAAAACCGATGA
- a CDS encoding Nudix family hydrolase produces the protein MTEAAPLHVLAGALRDGEGRVLLAERPAGKHLAGLWEFPGGKRESGETPLAALARELDEELGVALVEAAPLIRVPWRYHERGLLLDAWCVTRWRGEPRSLEGQGLQWCLPAQVDPAMLAPADRAILQALRLPPHYLVTPADVALRERDAWFERITGAIEAGECLVQLRLPLWPREAVREFAIALLPVARGHGAQLLLNADVEGALSLGIGVHLTGAQLAALDARPLPLRQTVGASCHDATQLAEALRLGADFATLSPVTATASHPDAVPLGWECFGALAEAAAMPVYALGGLSPAQLAQARAAGAQGVAGIRGFWPAP, from the coding sequence GTGACGGAGGCCGCGCCGCTGCATGTGCTGGCCGGCGCGCTGCGTGACGGCGAGGGCCGTGTGCTGCTGGCCGAACGGCCGGCCGGCAAGCATCTGGCGGGCCTGTGGGAATTCCCCGGCGGCAAGCGCGAATCCGGCGAGACGCCGTTGGCGGCGCTGGCCCGCGAGCTGGACGAAGAACTCGGCGTCGCGCTGGTCGAGGCCGCGCCGCTGATCCGCGTGCCGTGGCGCTACCACGAGCGCGGGCTGTTGCTCGATGCGTGGTGCGTGACACGGTGGCGCGGCGAGCCGCGTTCGCTGGAAGGGCAGGGCCTGCAATGGTGCCTGCCGGCGCAGGTGGACCCGGCGATGCTGGCGCCCGCCGACCGCGCGATCCTGCAGGCGCTGCGCCTGCCGCCGCATTACCTCGTCACCCCGGCGGACGTGGCATTGCGGGAACGCGATGCATGGTTCGAGCGCATTACAGGCGCCATCGAAGCCGGCGAGTGTCTGGTGCAGTTGCGCCTGCCGCTGTGGCCGCGCGAGGCCGTGCGCGAATTCGCCATCGCGCTGTTGCCGGTGGCTCGCGGACACGGCGCGCAGCTGCTGCTTAATGCGGATGTCGAAGGCGCGCTGTCGCTGGGCATCGGCGTGCACCTAACCGGCGCGCAACTGGCGGCGCTCGATGCGCGTCCGCTGCCGCTGCGGCAAACCGTCGGCGCCAGTTGCCATGACGCCACGCAGCTAGCGGAAGCGCTGCGACTGGGCGCGGATTTCGCCACACTGTCGCCGGTGACGGCCACGGCCAGCCACCCGGATGCGGTGCCGCTGGGGTGGGAGTGCTTCGGGGCGTTGGCCGAAGCCGCCGCGATGCCGGTCTACGCGCTGGGCGGCCTGTCGCCGGCGCAGCTGGCGCAGGCGCGCGCGGCCGGCGCGCAGGGCGTGGCGGGCATCCGCGGCTTCTGGCCCGCACCGTAG
- a CDS encoding TPM domain-containing protein, producing the protein MGRPQRLLANLGEGWFQLHRRFPASLLDDIAAAVAAGERRHRGEVRLAVESRLSPMAVLAGLDAPTRARQVFEHLRVWDTEHNNGVLVYVLLAEHRIEIVADRGIAKCVTPGEWHAVCGLMRDAYARGQWREGSLRGLEAVHALLERHFPADGEARMDELPDRPVLL; encoded by the coding sequence ATGGGCCGTCCGCAACGCCTGCTGGCCAATCTGGGCGAGGGCTGGTTCCAGCTGCATCGCCGCTTTCCCGCCAGCCTGCTCGACGACATCGCCGCGGCCGTGGCCGCGGGCGAGCGGCGGCACCGGGGCGAGGTCCGGCTTGCGGTGGAGTCGCGGCTGTCGCCCATGGCCGTGCTTGCCGGGCTGGATGCGCCCACGCGCGCGCGACAGGTGTTCGAACACTTGCGCGTGTGGGATACCGAGCACAACAACGGCGTGCTGGTCTACGTGCTGCTGGCCGAGCACCGCATCGAGATCGTCGCCGACCGCGGCATCGCGAAGTGCGTGACGCCCGGCGAGTGGCATGCGGTCTGCGGCCTCATGCGCGACGCCTATGCGCGCGGGCAATGGCGGGAGGGTAGCCTGCGCGGCCTCGAAGCCGTGCATGCGCTGCTCGAACGCCACTTCCCCGCGGACGGGGAAGCGCGCATGGACGAGCTGCCGGACCGGCCGGTGCTGCTCTGA
- a CDS encoding dihydrofolate reductase, with product MAISLIAALDENFAIGRKGQLPWHLPDDLRWFKQLTVGKYVLMGYNTAVSIGRALPDRTNLVLSRRHEAPFPGQVTVRSIEEAQVRCDHTGLMVIGGGEVFRDALPLARRLYLTWVSTAVDGADTFFPGVHFSEWTEVSRVHHKKDNEHAYDFDMVEYVRGS from the coding sequence ATGGCCATTTCGCTGATCGCCGCCCTTGACGAGAACTTTGCCATCGGCCGCAAGGGGCAACTGCCGTGGCACCTGCCCGACGACCTGCGCTGGTTCAAGCAGCTCACCGTGGGCAAGTACGTGCTGATGGGCTATAACACGGCGGTGTCGATCGGCCGTGCGCTGCCGGACCGCACCAACCTGGTGTTGTCGCGCCGGCACGAGGCGCCGTTCCCCGGCCAGGTCACCGTGCGTTCCATCGAGGAGGCGCAGGTGCGCTGCGACCACACCGGATTGATGGTGATCGGCGGAGGTGAGGTGTTCCGCGATGCCTTGCCGCTCGCGCGCCGGCTGTACCTGACCTGGGTCAGCACGGCCGTGGATGGTGCGGACACTTTCTTCCCCGGCGTGCATTTCAGCGAGTGGACCGAAGTCTCGCGCGTGCACCACAAGAAAGACAACGAGCACGCCTACGATTTCGACATGGTCGAGTACGTGCGCGGCAGCTGA
- the yjgA gene encoding ribosome biogenesis factor YjgA, with amino-acid sequence MNRNYTDDPDHDYGPTRTQQRRDALAVLELAGQLVELPPTRLAKLDLPDDVRDEIAHVRRITSHIARKRQLAFLAKLMRRHDSEAFDAVRAALGENRDRQRQETAAMHRMEALRERLLGEDGDNAVSELIEQHPDVDRQHLRALVRQARVEKATPNKPPRAFRELFQLLKSLQGDET; translated from the coding sequence ATGAACCGCAACTACACCGACGATCCCGACCACGACTACGGCCCCACCCGCACCCAGCAGCGACGCGACGCGCTGGCCGTGCTGGAACTGGCCGGCCAGCTGGTCGAACTGCCGCCAACGCGCCTGGCCAAGCTGGACCTGCCCGACGACGTGCGCGACGAGATCGCCCACGTGCGCCGCATCACCTCGCACATCGCGCGCAAGCGCCAGCTGGCCTTCCTCGCCAAGCTGATGCGCCGCCACGACAGCGAAGCCTTCGACGCGGTGCGCGCCGCGCTGGGCGAGAACCGCGACCGCCAGCGGCAGGAAACCGCCGCGATGCACCGCATGGAAGCGCTGCGCGAACGCCTGCTGGGCGAGGACGGCGACAACGCGGTTTCCGAACTGATCGAACAGCACCCCGACGTGGACCGCCAACACCTGCGCGCATTGGTCCGCCAGGCGCGCGTGGAGAAGGCCACGCCGAACAAGCCACCGCGCGCGTTCCGCGAGCTGTTCCAGTTGCTCAAGTCGTTGCAGGGCGACGAAACCTAG